From Variovorax sp. PMC12, the proteins below share one genomic window:
- a CDS encoding LamG-like jellyroll fold domain-containing protein, translated as MIRGTTASSGLAALGAATVFLLSGCGGGGAGSGSAFIPPVSGSTPAPSANQGKSGPKALVVEIDGLTHAALRDAVAQGKAPALQSLRIAPAWTGGMVGTLSEQPTFDSQGWATLLTGTWANRHGVRGNGGAQRIDAKLAPSIFAVAKQNASAGYKTGAVTANALYPALLGNEPGAIDAAVDCAGADACVTERTSQLIDAGYDLLVAQYGAPAAVVANSGLKGVDYQRAISDTSAAVGKLLARISQRTANDSKEDWLVILTTGHGLDAFGTSAGLQGIADKTVFIASNKTLPALPAVDTAAPTDGTLLRLAAATDIAPTVLRHLGVTPAPANYAWSGIALQGATSIRELSAGIGADRDSVELSWKLAGTTNVPVQILRDGKPVATLPAASTTFTDTLQGVKDSNFSYLYTVVAGDTSLAITAVKPVPLPPSLLNGLVNYYPLDALPALDVKTGASTLAPWAVDAAAGSLVDDDGFKPSFKAKALRVDNRIVNAAGMSGYRLMQTNDVTTDPAVTAFTIGFWMRTDATCSQGVGYGASVIANKNYDSGSNEGIAIGMFGNCELRFNTGLGGSRGEISGAHFLSAGQWAYVAMVIDKSGLAMKGYAIDPAKGVQTGGVALSAALVAKLGGLKNGIGLNEDGTGLYYKRAGTSAPRGAMDFNDFAIWNRALTADEIKSIYQAARPLSTLAP; from the coding sequence ATGATCAGAGGAACGACCGCAAGCAGCGGGCTTGCGGCTTTGGGGGCCGCCACTGTCTTTTTGCTTTCCGGCTGCGGCGGGGGCGGCGCAGGCAGTGGGAGCGCATTCATTCCGCCGGTCTCCGGCAGCACGCCGGCTCCCTCGGCCAACCAGGGCAAGAGCGGCCCGAAGGCGCTGGTGGTGGAGATCGACGGCCTTACCCATGCGGCGCTGCGCGATGCAGTCGCACAGGGCAAGGCGCCCGCGCTGCAGTCGCTTCGCATCGCTCCCGCATGGACCGGCGGCATGGTGGGCACGCTCAGCGAGCAACCCACCTTTGACAGCCAGGGGTGGGCCACGCTGCTGACGGGCACCTGGGCCAATCGCCACGGCGTGCGCGGCAACGGCGGCGCCCAGCGCATCGACGCCAAGCTCGCGCCTTCGATCTTCGCCGTCGCCAAGCAGAACGCCTCGGCTGGCTACAAGACCGGCGCGGTCACCGCGAATGCGCTCTACCCTGCTCTGCTGGGCAACGAGCCCGGGGCAATCGACGCCGCCGTCGACTGCGCGGGCGCCGATGCCTGCGTGACGGAGCGCACCTCTCAACTCATCGACGCCGGCTACGACCTGCTGGTGGCGCAATACGGCGCGCCGGCCGCCGTGGTTGCAAACAGCGGCCTGAAGGGCGTGGACTATCAACGCGCCATCTCCGACACCTCCGCCGCCGTCGGCAAGCTGCTCGCGCGCATCTCTCAACGCACCGCGAACGACTCCAAGGAAGACTGGCTGGTGATCCTCACCACGGGCCACGGGCTCGATGCATTCGGCACCAGCGCCGGTCTGCAGGGCATTGCCGACAAGACCGTGTTCATTGCCAGCAACAAGACCCTTCCGGCGTTGCCCGCGGTCGACACGGCCGCGCCCACCGACGGCACATTGCTGCGCCTGGCCGCCGCCACCGACATCGCACCGACCGTGCTGCGCCACCTGGGCGTCACGCCGGCACCGGCGAACTACGCGTGGAGCGGCATCGCGCTGCAAGGCGCCACGAGCATCCGCGAGCTTTCCGCCGGCATCGGTGCCGACAGGGACAGCGTCGAGCTCTCGTGGAAGCTGGCCGGCACCACCAATGTGCCGGTGCAGATCCTGCGCGACGGCAAGCCGGTCGCCACCCTGCCCGCAGCCAGCACGACGTTCACCGACACCCTCCAGGGCGTGAAGGACAGCAACTTCAGCTATCTCTATACGGTGGTCGCGGGCGACACCTCGCTTGCCATCACCGCCGTCAAGCCTGTGCCGCTGCCGCCGTCGCTGCTCAACGGCCTGGTCAATTACTACCCGCTCGACGCGCTGCCCGCACTGGACGTCAAGACCGGCGCATCGACGCTCGCGCCCTGGGCCGTGGACGCCGCCGCGGGTTCGCTGGTGGACGACGATGGCTTCAAGCCCAGCTTCAAGGCCAAGGCACTGCGCGTGGACAACCGCATCGTGAATGCGGCCGGCATGTCGGGCTATCGACTGATGCAGACCAACGACGTGACGACGGATCCCGCGGTCACCGCTTTCACCATCGGCTTCTGGATGCGCACCGACGCCACCTGCAGCCAGGGGGTGGGCTACGGCGCATCGGTCATCGCCAACAAGAACTACGACAGCGGCAGCAACGAGGGCATCGCCATCGGCATGTTCGGCAACTGCGAGCTGCGGTTCAACACAGGCCTGGGCGGTTCGCGCGGAGAAATCAGCGGCGCCCATTTCCTGAGCGCCGGCCAATGGGCCTACGTGGCGATGGTCATCGACAAGTCGGGACTCGCGATGAAGGGCTACGCCATCGATCCCGCGAAGGGCGTGCAGACCGGCGGCGTGGCCCTGTCGGCCGCGCTGGTCGCCAAGCTCGGCGGCCTCAAGAACGGCATTGGCCTGAACGAGGACGGCACCGGCCTCTATTACAAGCGCGCAGGCACCAGCGCACCGCGCGGCGCCATGGACTTCAACGACTTCGCGATCTGGAACCGCGCGCTCACCGCGGACGAGATCAAGAGCATCTACCAGGCCGCCCGTCCCCTGTCGACGCTGGCGCCCTGA
- a CDS encoding phosphocholine-specific phospholipase C, giving the protein MTNSRRNFLKGTASSGLAAVALTAFPPSIRRALAIPANNKTGTIMDVEHVVILMQENRSFDHYFGTLMGVRGFGDRFTIPLPKGMNVWQQSDANGKPVLPYHLDQSKGNAQRVSGTPHSWGDAQNAWDGGRMYQWPRYKNTASMGYFMEAELPFQYALASAFTICDAYHCGMHTGTNSNRLFHWTGTNGPSGQVGTGLAGTASIDNTWENLREPWDPTSNPNVDSTKFGCNWKTYPERLEEAKVSWIVYQNLPDNYTDNPLHGFQQYRVANKLSGKNDMRYDGDASPPAGQTVPAYDPASDDAGNPLYKGVANTMPDGGFLGTFKQDVANGKLRQVSWIVAPATYSEHPGPSSPVQGAWYIQEVLDALTAYPDVWSKTVFIVNFDENDGYFDHMPSPSAPSLIDPTNPKGAVAGKTTLSDADVAFERHTYPLVGSTTVPSDGRVYGPGPRVPMYVISPWSRGGWVNSQVFDHTSVLRFLEARFGVKEMNISPYRRAIAGDLTSAFNFVSPNNDALPVLAGRKTKDQANQLRADQQALPQIAVPLDPQLPRQATGTRPSRALPYELHTSARSDVVNGKLQLLFANTGKAAAVFHVYDKLNLGLLPRRYMVEAGKTLDDTWNPVADNSGFYDLWVLGPNGYHRHFKGNLNTLRARDVAVPEVRVCYDIANGNVYLKMLNGGKNACKFTIRAKAYRDDGPWTATVNGGTVAEQHWDLSGSGCWYDFAVTCDADASYYRRFAGRVETGKHSVSDPAMGMADL; this is encoded by the coding sequence ATGACGAATTCACGCCGCAACTTCCTCAAGGGCACCGCCTCGTCGGGCCTCGCCGCCGTCGCGCTGACCGCCTTTCCGCCCAGCATTCGCCGAGCGCTGGCCATTCCGGCCAACAACAAGACCGGCACGATCATGGACGTCGAGCACGTCGTGATCCTGATGCAGGAGAACCGCTCGTTCGACCACTACTTCGGCACGCTGATGGGCGTGCGCGGTTTCGGCGACCGCTTCACCATTCCGCTGCCCAAGGGCATGAATGTCTGGCAGCAGAGCGATGCCAACGGCAAGCCCGTGCTGCCTTACCACCTCGACCAGAGCAAGGGCAACGCGCAGCGCGTGAGCGGCACGCCGCACAGCTGGGGCGATGCGCAGAACGCCTGGGACGGCGGACGCATGTACCAGTGGCCGCGCTACAAGAACACCGCGTCGATGGGCTACTTCATGGAAGCCGAGCTCCCTTTCCAGTACGCGCTGGCCAGCGCCTTCACGATCTGCGACGCCTATCACTGCGGCATGCACACGGGCACCAACTCGAACCGTCTTTTCCACTGGACCGGCACCAACGGCCCCTCCGGCCAGGTCGGCACCGGCCTTGCGGGCACGGCCTCGATCGACAACACCTGGGAGAACCTCAGGGAGCCGTGGGACCCGACGAGCAATCCCAATGTCGATTCCACCAAGTTCGGCTGCAACTGGAAGACCTATCCCGAGCGCCTGGAAGAAGCCAAGGTCAGCTGGATCGTCTACCAGAACCTGCCCGACAACTACACCGACAACCCGCTGCACGGCTTCCAGCAGTACCGCGTGGCCAACAAGCTCTCCGGCAAGAACGACATGCGCTATGACGGCGACGCCAGTCCGCCCGCCGGCCAGACCGTGCCTGCCTACGACCCCGCCAGCGACGACGCGGGCAACCCGCTCTACAAGGGTGTAGCCAACACCATGCCGGACGGCGGCTTCCTCGGCACCTTCAAGCAGGACGTGGCCAACGGCAAGCTCCGGCAGGTGTCGTGGATCGTCGCGCCTGCCACTTACTCCGAACACCCCGGCCCTTCGAGCCCTGTGCAGGGCGCCTGGTACATCCAGGAGGTGCTGGACGCGCTCACCGCATACCCCGACGTCTGGAGCAAGACGGTGTTCATCGTCAACTTCGACGAGAACGACGGCTACTTCGACCACATGCCCTCGCCGTCGGCACCTTCGCTGATCGACCCCACCAACCCCAAGGGCGCCGTCGCCGGCAAGACCACGCTGTCCGATGCCGACGTGGCCTTCGAGCGCCATACGTACCCGCTGGTCGGCAGCACCACCGTGCCTTCGGACGGTCGCGTCTACGGTCCCGGACCGCGCGTGCCGATGTATGTCATCTCGCCGTGGAGCCGCGGCGGCTGGGTCAATTCGCAGGTGTTCGACCACACCTCGGTGCTGCGCTTCCTCGAGGCGCGCTTCGGGGTCAAGGAGATGAACATTTCGCCGTATCGCCGCGCGATCGCCGGCGATCTGACCAGCGCCTTCAACTTCGTCTCGCCCAACAACGATGCGTTGCCGGTACTGGCCGGACGCAAGACCAAGGACCAGGCCAACCAGCTGCGTGCCGACCAGCAGGCCCTGCCGCAGATCGCGGTACCGCTCGATCCGCAACTGCCCCGCCAGGCGACGGGCACGCGCCCTTCGCGCGCCCTGCCCTACGAGCTTCACACCAGCGCGCGCAGCGACGTCGTCAACGGCAAGCTGCAGCTGCTGTTCGCCAATACCGGCAAGGCGGCCGCCGTGTTCCATGTGTACGACAAGCTCAACCTCGGGTTGCTGCCGCGCCGCTACATGGTCGAAGCCGGCAAGACCCTCGACGACACCTGGAACCCGGTGGCCGACAACAGCGGCTTCTACGACCTCTGGGTGCTCGGCCCCAACGGCTACCACCGCCACTTCAAGGGCAACCTCAACACGCTGCGCGCGCGCGACGTGGCGGTGCCCGAGGTTCGCGTGTGCTACGACATCGCCAACGGCAACGTCTACCTGAAGATGCTCAACGGCGGCAAGAACGCCTGCAAGTTCACCATCCGTGCCAAGGCCTACCGCGACGACGGCCCGTGGACCGCCACGGTGAATGGCGGCACCGTCGCCGAGCAGCACTGGGACCTGTCGGGCAGCGGCTGCTGGTACGACTTTGCGGTCACGTGCGACGCCGATGCCAGCTACTACCGCCGCTTCGCGGGCCGCGTGGAAACCGGCAAGCACTCGGTGAGCGATCCTGCGATGGGCATGGCCGACCTCTGA
- a CDS encoding DeoR/GlpR family DNA-binding transcription regulator, with protein MLQEERFLRIRSLLATFSRLSVDRIVQDLAVSRETVRRDLLELEGLGELRRVHGGAIATGVEPEPPLAVRLVARQREKRAIAKAAVTLLAPGQTVFLDAGSTMSILAEEIAALSGMTVITNSLSIALKLEGSSEGRLTGNKTILLGGEIDVKTQATCGDITVEAIRRYRADVAMLSPVALHARHGAMSFEHHEAAVARAMAEQAQQLVLLADHAKIGQASRVTYASTEDIDAIVTDAKARTLPALVPLRKACERLLIA; from the coding sequence ATGCTTCAAGAAGAACGATTCCTGCGCATCCGCAGCCTGCTGGCCACTTTCTCCCGACTCAGCGTCGACCGCATCGTGCAGGACCTTGCGGTGTCTCGCGAGACCGTGCGCCGTGACCTGCTCGAGCTGGAGGGACTGGGCGAACTGCGGCGCGTGCACGGTGGCGCCATAGCCACCGGCGTGGAGCCCGAGCCGCCCCTGGCCGTGCGGCTGGTGGCGCGGCAGCGCGAGAAGCGCGCCATCGCCAAGGCTGCGGTCACGCTGCTGGCACCGGGGCAGACGGTGTTCCTCGACGCGGGCAGCACCATGTCGATCCTGGCGGAAGAAATTGCCGCGCTGAGCGGCATGACGGTCATCACCAACTCGCTGAGCATCGCGCTCAAGCTCGAAGGTTCCAGCGAGGGCCGGCTGACCGGCAACAAGACCATCCTGCTGGGCGGAGAGATCGACGTGAAGACGCAGGCCACCTGCGGCGACATCACGGTGGAGGCCATCCGCCGCTACCGCGCCGACGTGGCGATGCTGTCGCCCGTGGCACTGCACGCCAGGCACGGCGCCATGAGCTTCGAGCACCACGAGGCGGCGGTGGCCCGCGCCATGGCCGAACAGGCCCAGCAACTGGTGCTGCTGGCCGACCACGCCAAGATCGGCCAGGCCAGCCGCGTGACCTATGCAAGCACGGAAGACATCGACGCGATCGTCACCGACGCCAAGGCGCGCACGCTGCCCGCCCTGGTGCCGTTGCGCAAAGCCTGCGAGCGGCTGCTGATCGCCTGA
- a CDS encoding AAA family ATPase has product MSMKLQRLRIENFKLFRAPLEIDGLTDGLNLFAAPNESGKSTVAEAIRAAFFERHRSSAVEHLRPWGESSATPTVELDFELDGKPCRLTKAFLGKKRCELSIDGKAMDGAVAEDHLAALLGFKFPGKGASTPEHMGIPGLLWIRQGTSHDISSAVGFASDHLRNALGESLGELASSNGDAVLKAVESERNELLTPAAGTPRGAYADAIRLRDELDSELKRLRVDIEAYQSGVDRLSSLRRDHQRDESARPWAALREQLAGAQQRLDEAKGLADRKAAQDAALRQATVQVNALRTQLQAMEREESTVVQREKNLQTVREGLAKALEELQAWEPRHAAAAQADSAAREALRLARQAAARTAQERAVEGVAEQLAALTQSHAKAKGEQDKVTRLQAEAQSLAVPDGELKRLQRCADTLRTAQAKLDAVATALEFDLLPGADVRVAGAAVSGSTRQTVIARTGIDIAGVGRITVLPGGADLEGLAIERDRARDELAERLQALRAESVAAVEERERLQASRKSEAAAAVAVLAALAPKGLSALAADIALREARLVEARQVLQAMPASTDAPATPIAQAESEEGAARAALSDASAALNDAKVAAGNAREQVNAAEAELAAVKATLSDPQRAGRKADAGAALTDALAQHSAIQDKVGELAQQLQTVNLPVLSQDVERLERSVKQAEAAHSQRANDITRLEVELQVKGAAGLEEAASEKQRELDHATRRCAEFERRSKALDHLLRLLREKRSALARRLRAPLQKHLDHYLQILFPGAQVEVGEDLSPGRITRQGLRGAQSGEFEELSVGAREQMGVVARLAYADLLKEARKPTLLILDDALVNTDEERLKQMKRVLYDAATRHQILVFSCHPEAWRDLGVVARSIP; this is encoded by the coding sequence ATGAGCATGAAGCTGCAACGCCTTCGCATCGAGAACTTCAAGCTGTTTCGGGCGCCGCTGGAAATCGATGGCCTCACCGACGGGCTGAACCTGTTCGCGGCGCCCAACGAGTCGGGCAAGTCCACCGTGGCCGAAGCGATTCGCGCCGCGTTCTTCGAGCGGCACCGCTCCAGCGCGGTGGAGCATCTGCGGCCGTGGGGCGAAAGCTCGGCGACGCCCACGGTCGAACTCGATTTCGAGCTCGACGGCAAGCCCTGCCGCCTGACCAAGGCCTTTCTCGGCAAGAAGCGCTGCGAACTCAGCATCGACGGCAAGGCGATGGACGGCGCGGTGGCCGAAGACCATCTGGCGGCGCTGCTGGGGTTCAAGTTTCCGGGCAAGGGCGCGAGCACGCCGGAGCACATGGGCATTCCGGGGCTGCTGTGGATCCGGCAGGGCACCTCGCACGACATCTCGAGCGCGGTGGGCTTCGCGAGCGACCATCTGCGCAATGCGCTGGGCGAATCGCTGGGCGAGCTGGCGTCGAGCAATGGCGATGCGGTGCTGAAAGCGGTGGAAAGCGAGCGCAACGAGCTGCTCACGCCCGCCGCGGGCACGCCGCGTGGCGCGTATGCGGATGCGATCAGGCTCAGGGATGAGCTCGACAGCGAACTGAAGCGGCTGCGTGTCGACATCGAGGCCTACCAATCGGGCGTCGACCGCCTTTCAAGCCTGCGCCGCGACCATCAGCGCGACGAGTCAGCGCGCCCCTGGGCCGCGTTGCGCGAGCAACTCGCCGGTGCGCAGCAGCGCCTGGACGAGGCCAAGGGGCTGGCGGACCGCAAGGCCGCGCAGGACGCCGCGCTGCGCCAGGCCACGGTGCAGGTCAACGCCTTGCGCACCCAGTTGCAGGCAATGGAGCGGGAAGAATCGACCGTCGTGCAGCGCGAAAAGAATCTGCAGACGGTGAGGGAAGGCCTCGCCAAGGCCCTGGAAGAACTGCAGGCCTGGGAGCCGCGCCACGCAGCGGCGGCGCAGGCCGACTCGGCTGCACGGGAAGCCCTGCGGCTTGCGCGCCAGGCGGCGGCACGCACCGCACAGGAAAGAGCCGTCGAAGGCGTGGCAGAACAACTCGCGGCCCTCACGCAAAGCCACGCGAAGGCGAAGGGTGAGCAGGACAAGGTCACGCGGCTGCAAGCCGAAGCGCAGTCGCTCGCTGTGCCGGATGGCGAACTCAAGCGCCTGCAGCGCTGCGCGGACACGCTGCGCACCGCGCAGGCCAAGCTGGATGCGGTGGCCACGGCACTGGAATTCGACCTGTTGCCCGGCGCCGATGTGCGCGTGGCGGGCGCGGCGGTGTCAGGGTCGACGCGCCAGACCGTCATCGCGCGCACCGGCATCGACATCGCGGGTGTCGGCCGCATCACGGTGCTGCCGGGCGGCGCCGACCTGGAAGGACTGGCCATCGAGCGCGATCGCGCGCGTGACGAACTGGCCGAGCGGCTGCAGGCCTTGCGCGCCGAAAGCGTGGCGGCCGTCGAAGAGCGTGAACGCCTGCAGGCATCGCGCAAGAGCGAAGCCGCGGCGGCGGTGGCTGTATTGGCTGCGTTGGCGCCCAAGGGCCTGAGCGCATTGGCCGCCGACATCGCATTGCGCGAAGCACGGCTCGTGGAAGCCCGGCAGGTGCTGCAGGCGATGCCGGCATCGACCGATGCGCCGGCAACCCCGATTGCGCAGGCAGAGTCGGAGGAGGGCGCCGCCCGCGCCGCGCTGTCGGATGCCTCCGCCGCGCTGAACGACGCCAAGGTCGCGGCCGGCAACGCGCGTGAGCAGGTAAACGCCGCCGAGGCCGAGCTTGCCGCCGTGAAGGCCACCTTGAGCGATCCGCAGCGCGCCGGCCGCAAGGCCGATGCCGGCGCGGCGCTGACCGACGCGCTGGCGCAGCATTCGGCCATCCAGGACAAGGTCGGCGAACTTGCGCAGCAACTGCAGACCGTCAACCTGCCCGTGCTGTCGCAGGACGTGGAGCGGCTCGAACGCAGCGTGAAGCAGGCCGAGGCTGCGCACAGCCAGCGTGCGAACGACATCACCCGCCTCGAGGTGGAGCTTCAGGTGAAGGGCGCGGCGGGCCTGGAAGAAGCCGCGTCCGAGAAGCAGCGCGAACTCGACCACGCCACGCGCCGGTGCGCGGAATTCGAGCGCCGCTCGAAGGCGCTCGACCATCTGCTCAGGCTGCTGCGCGAAAAGCGATCGGCCCTGGCGCGCCGTCTTCGGGCGCCGCTGCAGAAGCACCTCGATCACTACCTGCAGATCCTGTTTCCGGGGGCGCAGGTGGAAGTCGGCGAAGACCTGTCGCCGGGCCGCATCACCCGCCAGGGCCTGCGCGGCGCACAGAGCGGCGAGTTCGAAGAGCTGAGCGTCGGCGCGCGCGAGCAGATGGGCGTGGTCGCCCGGCTGGCCTATGCCGACCTGCTGAAGGAAGCGCGCAAGCCGACCCTGCTGATCCTCGACGACGCGCTGGTCAACACCGACGAAGAGCGCCTGAAGCAGATGAAGCGCGTGCTGTACGACGCGGCGACGCGCCACCAGATACTGGTGTTCAGCTGCCACCCGGAGGCCTGGCGCGACCTTGGCGTGGTGGCGCGGAGCATTCCGTAG
- a CDS encoding metallophosphoesterase family protein: protein MISLLHTADWQIGRVFSQFEPDDAAALFEARFKVVERLAAIASERAVDAVLVAGDVFDLQTVSDKTIRRMFNAMQGFAGPWLLIPGNHDSALGESVWSRAARLGAVPSNVVCCLEPVPRTVAGKFTLLPAPLTQRHTYGDLTDWFASASVEEEGLPRIGLAHGCVQGILSEDIDSANPIAADRAAQARLDYLALGDWHGTRQTDERTWYAGTPETDRFRANDSGQALLVTIAGAGALPEVEPVRTGQYAWQQWEPRLSVASDIDELVEKLNLVGANDVLQLRAQGSCDLGGHHRLGAALDAARARARALVWDGEALRLEPTEEDIQALHADGFVGEALQDLRSQQDGADAELARDALLTLARILDAQAPRAGAAA from the coding sequence ATGATTTCTTTGCTCCATACCGCGGACTGGCAGATCGGCCGCGTGTTCTCGCAGTTCGAGCCCGACGACGCCGCGGCGCTGTTCGAGGCCCGCTTCAAGGTGGTCGAGCGGCTGGCCGCCATTGCCAGCGAACGTGCCGTCGATGCGGTGCTGGTGGCGGGCGACGTGTTCGACCTGCAGACGGTTTCCGACAAGACCATCCGCCGCATGTTCAACGCGATGCAGGGCTTTGCGGGGCCGTGGCTGCTGATTCCCGGGAACCACGACTCCGCGCTCGGCGAATCGGTCTGGAGCCGCGCCGCCCGGCTCGGCGCGGTGCCATCAAACGTGGTCTGCTGCCTGGAGCCGGTGCCGCGCACCGTGGCCGGCAAGTTCACGCTGCTGCCCGCACCGCTCACGCAGCGCCATACCTATGGCGACCTGACCGACTGGTTTGCGTCGGCCTCGGTCGAAGAAGAAGGCCTGCCGCGCATCGGGCTGGCGCACGGCTGCGTGCAGGGCATTCTTTCGGAAGACATCGACTCGGCCAACCCCATCGCGGCGGACCGCGCGGCGCAGGCCCGGCTCGACTACCTCGCGCTGGGCGACTGGCACGGCACGCGCCAGACCGACGAACGGACCTGGTACGCGGGCACGCCCGAGACCGACCGCTTTCGCGCCAACGACTCCGGGCAGGCGCTGCTGGTGACCATCGCCGGCGCCGGCGCGTTGCCCGAGGTCGAGCCGGTGCGCACCGGCCAATATGCATGGCAGCAATGGGAGCCGCGCCTGTCCGTGGCTTCCGACATCGACGAGCTGGTGGAAAAGCTGAACCTCGTGGGCGCCAACGATGTGCTTCAGTTGCGCGCGCAAGGCAGCTGCGACCTCGGCGGCCACCACAGGCTCGGCGCCGCGCTCGACGCAGCACGCGCCCGGGCCCGCGCGCTGGTGTGGGACGGCGAGGCGCTGCGCCTCGAACCGACCGAGGAAGACATCCAGGCCCTGCATGCCGACGGTTTCGTTGGCGAGGCCCTGCAAGACCTGCGCTCACAGCAGGACGGCGCCGATGCCGAACTGGCGCGCGACGCGCTGCTGACGCTGGCCCGCATCCTCGACGCGCAGGCACCGCGCGCGGGAGCCGCCGCATGA
- a CDS encoding peptidoglycan DD-metalloendopeptidase family protein has product MTGRNWCAVIALIAALTLAACSTTKAPVAGPGEYVVQPGDTLYRIASRIGRSPGDIARWSNLQDPDRLEAGQVLRVAPPGGASAPSPDASAPPPLPRAGGADRQRPPPRPAAREPDPVVPPAARRSDWGWPAQGQVVAGFNGSSNKGIDIGGNTGDPVVSIGNGSVAVTETLRGYGSVLMVDHGGSYMSVYTNVRSVLVKQGQRVQRGQKIAEIGTADAGHPKLHFEIRYRGKAVDPRQYLPAR; this is encoded by the coding sequence GTGACAGGCAGGAACTGGTGCGCGGTCATCGCGCTGATCGCGGCATTGACGCTCGCGGCGTGCTCCACGACGAAAGCCCCGGTGGCGGGCCCCGGCGAATATGTGGTCCAGCCCGGCGACACGCTCTACCGCATCGCCTCCAGGATCGGCCGCTCGCCCGGCGACATCGCCCGCTGGAGCAATCTCCAGGACCCCGACCGCCTCGAAGCAGGGCAGGTGCTGCGCGTGGCACCGCCGGGCGGTGCCTCGGCGCCTTCGCCGGATGCATCCGCGCCGCCGCCACTGCCGAGGGCCGGCGGTGCCGACCGCCAGAGGCCGCCGCCGCGTCCCGCCGCGCGCGAGCCCGACCCTGTCGTTCCGCCAGCCGCCCGGCGCAGCGACTGGGGCTGGCCCGCGCAGGGCCAGGTCGTGGCGGGCTTCAACGGCTCCAGCAACAAGGGCATCGACATCGGCGGCAACACAGGCGACCCGGTGGTGTCCATCGGCAACGGCTCGGTGGCCGTCACAGAGACGCTGCGCGGCTACGGCAGCGTGCTCATGGTCGACCACGGCGGCTCCTACATGTCGGTCTATACCAATGTGCGTTCGGTGCTGGTGAAGCAGGGCCAGCGCGTGCAGCGGGGCCAGAAGATCGCCGAGATCGGCACTGCCGATGCCGGCCACCCCAAGCTGCACTTCGAGATCCGCTACCGCGGCAAGGCCGTCGACCCCCGGCAGTACCTGCCGGCGCGGTAG
- a CDS encoding class I SAM-dependent methyltransferase, which produces MLNDILLPDVVLQRRGLYYESVIPNNSPGLTANAIYFGNEAWAREYLDFCHRDAHFRSRWLAAGGDWTDKVVIDLGCGPGNVFATLGGKPRMLVGVDVAGGSLEMASRLGYTAVLADAAHTPFRSRVADIVAINASLHHCDDMTAVLSEGARLVKPNGLLITDHDPQLTAWDYKGLAKWMWDARLWIYRVTRHGFHKTGSQQSCGLQTELHHRPGDGVTHELFRRTLEPLGFEVRIHPHNHQIGAQALEGEVGPAQWKYRMGNRLSGRDPRAPDSALSLMCIARRSMN; this is translated from the coding sequence ATGCTCAACGACATCTTATTACCCGATGTAGTTCTCCAGCGCCGCGGTCTCTATTACGAGTCGGTTATTCCGAACAATTCGCCTGGATTGACCGCCAATGCCATTTATTTCGGCAATGAGGCTTGGGCCAGGGAATATCTGGACTTCTGCCATCGCGATGCGCATTTCAGGAGCCGTTGGCTCGCAGCGGGCGGCGACTGGACGGACAAGGTGGTCATCGACCTCGGTTGCGGCCCCGGCAATGTCTTTGCCACGCTCGGCGGCAAGCCCAGGATGCTGGTCGGCGTCGACGTGGCCGGCGGCTCGCTGGAAATGGCTTCGCGCCTGGGTTACACGGCGGTGCTGGCCGATGCCGCGCATACGCCGTTCCGTTCGCGCGTGGCGGACATCGTGGCCATCAATGCTTCGCTGCACCATTGCGACGACATGACGGCGGTATTGAGCGAAGGCGCGCGGCTGGTGAAACCCAATGGCCTGCTCATTACCGACCACGACCCGCAATTGACCGCATGGGATTACAAGGGCCTGGCGAAATGGATGTGGGACGCGCGCCTGTGGATCTACCGGGTAACGCGGCACGGCTTTCACAAGACCGGCAGCCAGCAGTCCTGCGGGCTGCAGACCGAACTGCACCACCGCCCCGGGGACGGCGTGACACACGAACTGTTCAGGCGAACGCTGGAGCCGCTGGGGTTCGAGGTCCGCATCCATCCCCACAACCACCAGATCGGCGCCCAGGCCCTGGAAGGCGAGGTCGGCCCGGCGCAATGGAAATACCGCATGGGCAACCGGCTGTCGGGCCGCGACCCGCGCGCGCCCGACAGCGCGCTGTCCCTGATGTGCATCGCCAGGCGCAGCATGAACTGA